CAGCGCGTAGAGGAGGTGCTCTACCGTCACGAACTCGTTGCGCCGGCGTGCCGCCTCGTTCGCGGCGAGCGAGAGCGCGATCTCCACTTCGGGGCTGATACGCATGCTCACTCCGGCTCCGTGGTGACGAGGAGGGGCATGCCGTTTTCTTTTGCGTAGTCCATAACTTGCGCTGTCTTTGTCTCCGCGAGGTCGCGGGTGGTCACGGTGGCGACGGCGGCGCCCATCTTGTGGACGGTGAGCATCACGTGCATCGCCTCGGTGGTGGTCTTCTGAAAGAAGCGCTGCAGCACTTCGACGACGAACTCCATGGTCGTGTAGTCGTCGTTGTGGAAGATGACCTTGTAGCGTCGGGGGACGCTCGAGACGGGCTGGGTCTCGACGTCGGTGTCCTCACCGGTGTCGGGGCTCTTCGGGTCGTTCGTGCTCATGCGGTGGCGGCTCGTGCGGGGGCCGCGCGGCGCACGCGGCGGAAGGGTGGGCGAGGGTGTGCGCGAGAAGATGGGGACGCGGGCTGCCTCGCGCAAGGCGCGGCGCGCGACGTGCGCTGCCGAGCCGACGTCTGCTAGTCTACTGCCAAATGGTCGCGAACAGACTCGTCCGTTCGCTCCTCGCGCTGGGCGACAGTCAGCTCAGGCAGGCGTACGCCGAGGACATCCTCCTCCGGTACGAGCCCGGCCTGCTGGCGGACGCGCTCGACGAGCTCGCGCGTCTGGCCGACGCGTTCGACCCTCGCGCGCGTGAGGCGCTGCTCTCCGTCGTCACGGCCATGAACCAGGCGCGGTGCGAGGCGCGCCTCCAGGTGTTGCGCGAAGAGGCGGCGGGGCGCGGTCTCGGCGGGCTCGAGCGCCTCCTCCGCGCGCGCGCGCGCGCCCAGTCGACGGAGCCTGCCGACGTCGTGGACGACGACGAGTCGCGCGTGCCCGACTACGGCGCGGGGCGGGTGCTCACCTTGGGGGAGCGCAAGAGCCTCGCGCGACGCCCCGACCGCGACATGCTGGAGCGGCTGCTGCTCGACCCGCACCCGGACGTCATTCGGCGGCTGCTCGCGAACCCGCGGCTCACGGAAGAGCTCGTGGTGCGCCTCGCATCGCGACGCCCCGGCTTGCGGGCGGTGCTCTCCGAGATCGCGCGCGCCCCGCGGTGGGGTGGCCGCGCCCGCGTGCGCCTCGCGCTGATCCTGAACCCGTCGCTGCCGGAGGACATCGCGGTGCGCCTCGCGAGCCTGCTGCTGCGGCAAGAGCTGCAGCTGGTGCTGAGCCGAACCCCCGAGGGCTCGCCGGTCCACGGGTTATGCGCCGACCGCCTGCGCGCCGCGCCCCCAAGAGCCTCCGCGGTGCCATTTCCGGCGCCTCGCGTGACCGCGGTCGATCCGAAGCTCCTCAACTGAGCACTCGGGCCGAGACCTGCTGATGGGCCGGCGCTCAGCCGCCTTCTTCTTCGATCGCCCAGCGCGTGAGCGCCGTCAGCCCGATCGCCGCCGCGCACGGCGGACATAGGGGGCGCTTCTCTTCGCGGAGCCGTCCGTCGCGCCACCAGAGCAGCGCACCCTCGCCGACGGGCGCGTGGGCGAGGTCGTCGTCGGAGCTCGGCTGCAGCTCGTCGCCGCACGCGTCGCAGGCGGGGGCGGTGTCACGGAACAGCTCACGGCTCGAGGCCACACGTAGCCCTTGGGAACTCTCTCGCACACCGGCACACTAGCGCGATTCGCGGCGGGGCGGGAGAGGCTGCCTGCGGATTCCGCGGCATCGCGTGCGGTTCGCCTACTTGAGGAGGAGCACGGCGGAGACGAACAGAGCGCCGACGACGCCGAGCACGATGAGCGCCACAATCCACGCCGGGACATGGGTGCCCGGGATGTCGATGCGGTCATCCTCGAGCGGGCGCTCGCGCCAACCGCCCGGTGGGATGCTCATGGGCTGGATCCCCGCGCTGGCCGCGGCTGGGTCGTCCGGGCGGAAGAGGTTGCCGGGGGGCGCGTCGCCGAGCTGCTGGGGGTCGCCCCCGCCGTCGTTCTCGAGGGCGAACTTCCGGTAAACGAGCTCCTGGCCGTCCTCGGGAGCGCGGAGGCCCTCGCCGTCGAACTGGACGATGATGACCGTGATGTTGTCGTGGCCGCCGGCGGCGTTCGCGCGCTCGGTGAGCTGCTTGCAGAGGTCGAGCGGCTCCCGCGAGGAGCGCAGGATGTCGCGCAGCTCGTCGAAGCGGAGCATGCCGGAGAGGCCGTCCGAGCAGAGCAGGAGCATGTCCCCCTTGCAGAGCTCGACGTACGTGAGGTCCACCTGGACCGTGTCGGACGTGCCGAGGGCCTGGAGGATGATGTTGTTGTGCTCGAAGGTCTCGGCTTCTTCTTCGGTGAGCTGCCCGGCCTCGATGAGCTGGTTCACCAGCGACTGATCGCGGGTGACCTGCACGAGCCGGCCCTGGCGGAGAACGTAGCCCCGCGAGTCGCCGACCTGGCCCAAGAAGAGGTGGTCGTCGAGCAGCGCGGCGCCCGTGACGGTCGTGCCCATTCCGCGGCGCGACCTGTCGTTGCGCGCCTCCGAGAAGATGCGGTGGCCGGCCACCTCGATGGAGCGGACCAGACGACGAGCCAGGTCGTTGCGGTCGACCACCGTGACGCTCTCGTCCGACATCATCTCGTAGATGATGTCGACCGCCATCTGGCTGGCCACCTCGCCGGCCGCTGCGCCGCCCATGCCGTCGCACACGGCGAACAGCGCACCCTGCGCGCCGAGCGGCGTGGTCCTGTTCGCCTCGAGCAGACCGCGTGACCTCCGCGTGAGGTCGGCCACCAGGAAATTGTCTTCGTTGTGCTCGCGGACCTGCCCCACGTCGGTGCGGGCAAAGAGGTGCATCTCTACGCCCTGCGCACGGGCGCCGGACGGGCCGGGGTCGGCGGGAGCCGGCGCCGCGAGCGCGGCCATCACGGCGGTGACCTCCACCGGAGCGGGTGCGGGCGCCACCTCCGGCGCGGGCACAGCCGGCGTGGGGTCCGGAGTGGCGACGACCGCGACGGGCGGGATGGGCACGACCGCTTCGGGCGGGGAGGGCGTGGCCGAGGAATCGGACATGGGCAGAGTCGCGGGGGCCATCGTGGCTGGCGAGGGGTCGACCGCCACGTCCGGTGGCGCGGCGGGGGCCACGGGCTCGTCGGCCACGGCGCCCTCAGCGCCCTCAGCTCCGGTGTGGGTGGGGGGCTGCGTCACGAGGACCACCCGCGCGGGTGGAAATTGCGCGTGGGGTTTCGCCGGCTACTCATGGGAGTCCTCGAGGTCGACGCGAAAGAGCTGTTGGCCCATGCGGACGAGGTCTCCGTTGTGGAGCGCGCTCTCCTCGCGGACGGCCAGGAAGGTCCCGTTCGAGGAGCCGAGGTCGACGATGTGCACGGAAGAGCGCTTCCGCTCCGCCGCGGCAGGCAGCACGAGGAACGCCGCGTGACGCCGCGAGAGGAAAGGATCGTCCGTGAACACTACGTCTCCCGACTCCCGCCCGAGCACGGTCTCCACCTTCCGAATGTAGTACACGTCCCGAGTGACACCTTCCACGGTGCGCTGGCTGAGGCGAGCGTATCGCGGTGCTGTGGGCGTACCGAAGAGCAACGTTCCGTGCTCCGAAGCCGCCCCGAGGCCACCCTCGGCGTCCCTCAGCGCCTCGAACCTTAGCACCTGTTGACCGATGAGGATCAAGTCTTGATCTTGGAGGGCGACGGCGACGTTGGTGTCCACGTTCGCCACGGCCGACGGCGGGGTCCCCAGAGGGAAGGGCGCGCGCTCGAGCTCGCCTACCGGGCGGCCCCGCGCGGCCGACACCCGAAGAAACAGGCCGTTGACGCTGTTCAGATCGCGGAGGAAGGCGCGCGTCCCGCGGAACACGACCCGCGCGTGCCTGGGAGACAGGTAGGGGTCGTCCGGGATCAGGATGTCGCCCTCGGTGCGACCGATGTCGACCTGTTCGGCGAGCGGGTAGCTGGCGCCCGCGGTGCCGTCTTTGGTGATGACGACCAGTTGTCCACGGGACTTGCTCCGCGAGCGCGCGCCGACACTCCGGCGACCGCTGTCTCGCTCCGTCGAGGGCTCGACGCTCGCCTCGCCGGCGTGCGGGGGCGCGTTGGAGAGCTCGACGGAGGGCTTGGCGAGCTCAAAAACCGCGGGCTCGCGGGGAGGGGCGATGCCCGCGGGATCGGGCGCGGCGCGCGGTGGGCTCGACGGGCGCGCCCTCGAGGGGGCCGGCGGGCGGGGCGGCTCGGCGCTTGGCGCGGGCGGCTCGGCGCTTGGCGCGGGCGCTCCGGGCGCCTGTCCGAGCGACGCGCCGCAGTAGCGGCAAAAAAGGGAGCTCGCCTGGTTGGCGCCGCGGCAGCGCTGGCATACGACCGATGAGGGCGTCTCGGCGGCGGGGGCGGCCACGGCCACGACCGCGTGGGCCGCCACGGCCTGGGGCGCAGCGGCCTGGACGGGAGGCGCCGGTGGTGCGACGGCGGAGGGCGCCGGCGGCGGCCGGGGCGCCGGGGGCGGCCGAGACGCGGACAGGATGGGCGGAGGCGCGGGCGCGGCCGGGCGCGGTGCCTGAGGAGGCGGAGCCGCCGGGGCGGGCTGGGGGGCGACGTAGACGGGCTGGGGCGGCTGGGGAGCGACGTAGACGGGCTGCGGAGGCGGTGGGGGCTGCGGAGCGACGAACGCGGGCTGCGGCGCCGGCGCCCGCGCGCCGGCGCCCGGCGGTAGCGGCTGCCCACAATCCATGCAGTACCGATCGCCGACGGGGTTCACGGTGCCGCAGACCCCGCAGCGAGGCGGGCCTGGGCTCGCCTCGACGAGCGGCGTCGGAGGCGCCACCTTCGCGAGGCGGTTGCCACACTCTTCGCAAAATACGAGGTGTGCGGCGTTGTTACGACTGCAGAGGGAGCAGATCACGCGACAGGATGGGACAATATGCGACGCCCAAACGTCAAGCGCGGTCGACCCGAGCGGCACGTCTTTTTTTGTCAACGTCCCCGGCGAGTGGGACGCGAGTGCGACAAAAGCGCCGCGGGCGCGGTGCGCGCACGCCACGCGCACGCCGCAGCCTGGCTGACGTGACGCGGTCCTGTTGACATGCGAGGCGCGCATTGCGTAAAGCAGCCCGCAGCCCACCGAGGCGGCGGAGAAAAGCGGCATGGAGATCGTTCTCGACAAGCGTGCGGTACGGCAGATTCGGCTCTCGGCGCAGGACGCGATCGAAGAGGGCGACACCGAGACCCTGCGCGAAGACATACTCGAGGCCTTCACAGAGGAGCAGGTCGAGGAGATCGAGCGACGGCTCGACAGCGGGGACTTCTTCGAGTTCCTGACGGACATGCTCGACGAGTGGTCGGGCGACGACGTCGACGAGCTCTTCGAGCTCATCGACGCTCAGCTGGGCGACGTCGGCATCGACATCAAGTTCGACAAGAAGGCGTCGGTGGCCGTCGATCCCGACGACAAGGACGAGGACGAAGACGACGAGTTCGACGACGAAGACGAGGACGAGGACGAGGACGAAGACGATCTCGACGCCGAAGAGTCCGAGGACGAAGAGGAGAAGTAAGCCTGCGCCGCGCGGCGCGAGCTCGGGGGGCGTCCGGGGGTTCCGGGCGCCCCGTCCTTTTTGTGGCGCGCTCGCTCTCTGGGGCTACTCGGAGGCGCGCGGCGCGGAAGGCGGGGACGCAGTTGCTTCGCGCAGCAGGTACGAGTGGCACGCCTTCGGTGCGCGGCTGTCCTTTGGGCGCACGATCTCTGGACATAGCGCGCTGGCGCACGGCACGAAGCGCGAGTCGCGCAGCTCGGACACGAGCGTTCTGAGGCGGTCGCAGGCCTCCGCTGGCTGACGGTCCTCGCGAAAGAGCCGGGCCTCGTTCCAGAGAGCGTCGTCGCGCAGCTCGGAGCTGCGAAAGTTGGCGTAGAGCTCGTGCAGCGTGCGGCGCGCCCCCTCGCGATCGCCGAGCTTCTCCTGCAGTCGCGCGACCCGCAGCTTGGCGGGCGTGTAGCGCGGGCGCTGATACGAACCGATGACGTCGGAGGTCTCGCGCTCCGCGAGGAGCCGCGTGAGCAGCGCGATCGCCTCCCGCGGGCGCCCGAGCGTTTCCTCGAGCTCGGCGGCGCGAAAGAGCGCGTCGTCCCAGTACGACCCGCGCGGGTAGGGGAAGCGATCGGCGTGGGCGATCAGCGCGTCACGACGAGCCGGCAGGCCCTCGGTGCGGAGCGCGCGCTCGTAGGCGATCCGTTGCCCGAGCGGGGTGCCCTCGGGCACCTTCGCCGCGAGCCCCTCCACGGTGGCCCGGGCCCCCGCCTCACCCGACGATTCTTCTTTGAATCGAATGACTTGCGCGAACGCGGAGAGCGCCAGAGGGCTCTCCGGATGGCGAGGGAGGAACGCCTCGAGCTCGGCTCGCCCGCGCTCGACGGCGCCCGTGCGGAGGCGGAGGCGCGCCGCCTTGTATTCGGCCTCCGCCGAGACGTCGGTGGGGGGCGAGGCCTTCGCGAGCGCGTCGAGCTCCGTGAGCGCGCGCGCCACCTCGCCGGCGCGCGCTCGCTCGACGGCGGCGAAGAGCGCGGCGTGCTGCTTGCCCCGCGCCGCGTTCGTCGCGGTGCCCGCGCGGGCGTAGGCGTCTGCGGCCTCGGCGAAGCGCCCCGCCGACGACGCGCGGTGGGCCTCCGCGAGCGCGCGTTCGTAGTCTCCGGCGCGCGCCCCGCCGCAGGCTGCGAGCGCGCCGAGCGCGAACGCGGCGAGCCCCGCCCTCGCCCTCGCCCTCGCCCTCGCCCCTCGCCTCGCGCCGCTCACGCGCGCTCCGAGCACGCGTCCGCGGCGCGGGCGAGCGCGGTCGCCGCGCGACGGACCTGGTCGGCGCCCACGTCGAGGTGGGTGACGGCGCGGAGCGTGTGGGGCCCGGAGGCGGCGACGAGCACGCCGTGCTCTCGGACGCGCTGGGCGACGCTCGCCGCCGCGAGCGCGCCGGTGTGCAGCTGGACGATGTTCGTCTCGGGCGTAGAGGGCGACAAGCTCGAGCCCGCCTCGCGGACGAGCTCCGCGAGCAGCGTCGCGTGCTCGTGGTCGATCGACAGCCGCGGGCGGTGGTTCGCCAGCGCGTGGCGTGCGCCGGCCGCGAGGATTCCCACCTGGCGCATGCCGCCGCCCCAGCGTTTGCGCGTGCGCCGCGCCTCCACGAGGAGGTCGCGCGGCCCCGCGAGGGCGCTGCCGACCGGTGCGCCCAGCCCCTTCGAGAAGCACACGCTGACGGTGTCGAATGGGGCGGCGAGCTC
This is a stretch of genomic DNA from Myxococcales bacterium. It encodes these proteins:
- a CDS encoding ATP-dependent Clp protease adaptor ClpS, with the translated sequence MSTNDPKSPDTGEDTDVETQPVSSVPRRYKVIFHNDDYTTMEFVVEVLQRFFQKTTTEAMHVMLTVHKMGAAVATVTTRDLAETKTAQVMDYAKENGMPLLVTTEPE
- a CDS encoding Stp1/IreP family PP2C-type Ser/Thr phosphatase, giving the protein MSDSSATPSPPEAVVPIPPVAVVATPDPTPAVPAPEVAPAPAPVEVTAVMAALAAPAPADPGPSGARAQGVEMHLFARTDVGQVREHNEDNFLVADLTRRSRGLLEANRTTPLGAQGALFAVCDGMGGAAAGEVASQMAVDIIYEMMSDESVTVVDRNDLARRLVRSIEVAGHRIFSEARNDRSRRGMGTTVTGAALLDDHLFLGQVGDSRGYVLRQGRLVQVTRDQSLVNQLIEAGQLTEEEAETFEHNNIILQALGTSDTVQVDLTYVELCKGDMLLLCSDGLSGMLRFDELRDILRSSREPLDLCKQLTERANAAGGHDNITVIIVQFDGEGLRAPEDGQELVYRKFALENDGGGDPQQLGDAPPGNLFRPDDPAAASAGIQPMSIPPGGWRERPLEDDRIDIPGTHVPAWIVALIVLGVVGALFVSAVLLLK
- a CDS encoding FHA domain-containing protein, whose product is MICSLCSRNNAAHLVFCEECGNRLAKVAPPTPLVEASPGPPRCGVCGTVNPVGDRYCMDCGQPLPPGAGARAPAPQPAFVAPQPPPPPQPVYVAPQPPQPVYVAPQPAPAAPPPQAPRPAAPAPPPILSASRPPPAPRPPPAPSAVAPPAPPVQAAAPQAVAAHAVVAVAAPAAETPSSVVCQRCRGANQASSLFCRYCGASLGQAPGAPAPSAEPPAPSAEPPRPPAPSRARPSSPPRAAPDPAGIAPPREPAVFELAKPSVELSNAPPHAGEASVEPSTERDSGRRSVGARSRSKSRGQLVVITKDGTAGASYPLAEQVDIGRTEGDILIPDDPYLSPRHARVVFRGTRAFLRDLNSVNGLFLRVSAARGRPVGELERAPFPLGTPPSAVANVDTNVAVALQDQDLILIGQQVLRFEALRDAEGGLGAASEHGTLLFGTPTAPRYARLSQRTVEGVTRDVYYIRKVETVLGRESGDVVFTDDPFLSRRHAAFLVLPAAAERKRSSVHIVDLGSSNGTFLAVREESALHNGDLVRMGQQLFRVDLEDSHE
- a CDS encoding tetratricopeptide repeat protein, whose protein sequence is MSGARRGARARARARAGLAAFALGALAACGGARAGDYERALAEAHRASSAGRFAEAADAYARAGTATNAARGKQHAALFAAVERARAGEVARALTELDALAKASPPTDVSAEAEYKAARLRLRTGAVERGRAELEAFLPRHPESPLALSAFAQVIRFKEESSGEAGARATVEGLAAKVPEGTPLGQRIAYERALRTEGLPARRDALIAHADRFPYPRGSYWDDALFRAAELEETLGRPREAIALLTRLLAERETSDVIGSYQRPRYTPAKLRVARLQEKLGDREGARRTLHELYANFRSSELRDDALWNEARLFREDRQPAEACDRLRTLVSELRDSRFVPCASALCPEIVRPKDSRAPKACHSYLLREATASPPSAPRASE